The Gloeomargarita sp. SRBZ-1_bins_9 genome window below encodes:
- a CDS encoding ferredoxin-thioredoxin reductase variable chain: protein MSQESPFRVGQTVRVKAPVVVYHHPQYKGKPYNLQGQVGQVVEVISTWQGRPLTANLPIVVQFDPKFKAHLQAEELEPVD from the coding sequence ATGAGTCAAGAGTCTCCGTTTCGGGTCGGTCAAACGGTGCGGGTCAAGGCCCCCGTGGTGGTGTACCATCATCCACAGTACAAGGGCAAACCCTACAACCTCCAAGGGCAAGTCGGCCAAGTGGTGGAGGTGATTAGCACCTGGCAGGGTCGCCCGCTGACCGCCAATTTACCCATCGTAGTGCAGTTCGACCCCAAATTTAAGGCCCACTTGCAGGCGGAAGAACTGGAACCGGTGGATTAA
- a CDS encoding 50S ribosomal protein L11 methyltransferase, whose protein sequence is MLRKSVVLCTGIGFGLAAAVAWVGLPLRAVPQRPDQEPVAQTLDTEYIAKDVPFVPTPQEVVDAMLKLANVNSEDVLVDLGSGDGRIVISAVKNHGVKRAVGIEIDPALVALSRRNIEMAGIADRAEIIQQNLFDADLSKYTVITMYLLPSVNLRLRPRLLRLRPGTRIVSHAFDMGEWKPDKVQQVDGRMIYLWIVPEPNQVPPQWLQEVPE, encoded by the coding sequence ATGCTGCGTAAATCGGTGGTTTTGTGTACGGGTATCGGTTTCGGTCTGGCGGCGGCCGTGGCTTGGGTGGGGCTGCCCCTGCGCGCTGTGCCCCAGCGGCCCGACCAGGAACCGGTAGCCCAGACCCTGGACACAGAGTACATTGCCAAGGATGTGCCCTTTGTCCCCACTCCCCAAGAGGTTGTAGATGCCATGCTCAAATTGGCCAACGTCAATAGCGAGGATGTGCTGGTGGACCTGGGCAGCGGCGATGGGCGGATTGTGATCAGTGCTGTGAAAAATCATGGGGTCAAACGGGCAGTCGGCATTGAAATTGACCCCGCCTTGGTTGCCCTCAGTCGCCGCAATATCGAAATGGCTGGCATTGCGGACCGGGCCGAAATCATCCAGCAGAATCTGTTTGATGCGGATTTGAGTAAATATACGGTTATCACGATGTACCTACTGCCCAGTGTGAATTTGCGCCTGCGACCCCGACTCTTGCGGTTGCGGCCCGGAACCCGGATTGTCTCCCATGCCTTTGATATGGGCGAGTGGAAACCGGATAAGGTGCAGCAGGTGGATGGGCGGATGATTTATCTGTGGATTGTGCCCGAACCGAACCAGGTCCCACCCCAATGGCTGCAAGAGGTACCTGAATAA
- a CDS encoding amino acid permease, whose translation MTVPDSPVRLELRPQLTTWDGIALIVGIVVGVGIFETPVWVAAHLTSVPQVLGLWLLGGVLSLVGGLCFAELGATYPHAGGIYHYLDRMFGPRLAFLFAWARMTVIQSGSIALLAFVFGDYCSQLWRLGDYSASWYAAGAVVLLTLANGLGVKPGKWLQAVLSGAKVLGLLLVVLVGWRSAGTTTVTGTSSGTFNLGLALIFVLFTYGGWSEAAYISAELRQVRRTMPRVLLGGIGLVTILYLLVNGAYLRGLGLAGVAQSQAVAAELMRQTLGPVGVVLTSGLIALSALGAMQGTIITGARTNYALGQDVAWLRWLGVWNSRWDSPVSALGLQGGICLALVGLGTVTRKGFATMVDYTAPVFWLFMLLTGVALMGLRRREPDRLRPFQVPGYPLTPLLFCATCGYLLYASLAYTGIGALVGVGVLAVGLPLSYLAKPT comes from the coding sequence ATGACTGTACCGGATAGCCCCGTGCGCCTGGAGCTGCGGCCCCAGTTGACCACCTGGGATGGGATCGCGTTGATTGTGGGGATTGTGGTGGGGGTGGGGATTTTCGAGACGCCGGTGTGGGTGGCTGCCCATCTCACCAGTGTCCCGCAGGTGCTGGGCCTGTGGCTGCTTGGGGGTGTGCTGTCCCTGGTGGGGGGATTGTGTTTTGCAGAATTGGGCGCGACCTATCCCCATGCGGGGGGGATTTACCACTACCTGGACCGGATGTTTGGGCCGCGGTTGGCGTTTTTGTTTGCCTGGGCGCGCATGACGGTGATTCAATCGGGTTCGATTGCCTTGCTGGCCTTTGTGTTTGGAGATTATTGCAGCCAGTTGTGGCGGCTGGGGGACTACAGTGCCTCCTGGTATGCGGCAGGGGCGGTAGTGCTGCTGACCTTGGCTAATGGACTGGGGGTCAAACCGGGCAAATGGCTCCAGGCGGTGTTGAGTGGGGCGAAGGTACTGGGTTTGTTGCTGGTGGTGCTGGTGGGCTGGCGCTCGGCAGGAACCACGACTGTGACCGGGACGTCGTCCGGTACGTTTAACCTGGGGTTGGCCTTGATTTTTGTGCTGTTTACCTATGGGGGGTGGAGCGAGGCGGCCTATATCTCGGCGGAATTGCGCCAGGTGCGGCGAACCATGCCACGGGTACTGTTGGGCGGTATTGGCCTGGTCACGATTTTGTACCTGCTGGTCAATGGGGCCTACCTACGGGGGCTAGGTTTAGCGGGGGTGGCCCAATCCCAAGCGGTGGCGGCTGAGTTAATGCGCCAAACCTTAGGGCCGGTGGGGGTGGTCTTGACCAGTGGGTTGATTGCCCTGTCGGCCTTGGGAGCGATGCAGGGGACGATCATCACCGGCGCCCGCACCAATTACGCCCTGGGGCAGGACGTGGCCTGGTTGCGTTGGCTGGGGGTCTGGAACTCCCGCTGGGATTCTCCCGTCTCGGCTTTGGGGTTACAGGGGGGGATATGCTTGGCCCTGGTCGGTTTGGGGACGGTGACCCGCAAGGGGTTTGCCACGATGGTGGATTACACCGCGCCGGTGTTTTGGCTATTTATGCTGCTGACGGGTGTCGCCCTGATGGGTTTACGACGGCGGGAACCGGATCGGCTGCGACCGTTTCAAGTGCCGGGCTACCCCCTCACGCCCCTGCTGTTTTGCGCCACCTGCGGCTACCTGCTCTACGCCAGCTTGGCCTATACCGGCATTGGGGCTTTGGTGGGGGTGGGGGTGCTAGCCGTGGGTCTGCCTTTGAGCTACCTCGCCAAACCGACCTGA
- a CDS encoding STAS domain-containing protein, with translation MMERILVTPVTPVGLPLTRLDTATAETFKQQCLAHLNGQPKIVGIDLSAVGFMDSRGLGALVSCSKQIQGLGGQVFLVAPQPQILVLLETVAIHRFIPIYLKKEDFARGLEPDRS, from the coding sequence ATGATGGAACGCATTCTCGTTACACCGGTCACGCCGGTGGGGCTTCCTTTGACCCGTTTGGATACGGCGACGGCGGAAACCTTCAAACAGCAGTGCCTGGCCCACCTAAACGGTCAACCGAAAATTGTGGGCATTGACCTCAGCGCGGTGGGTTTCATGGACAGTAGGGGGTTAGGGGCGCTGGTGAGTTGCAGCAAGCAAATTCAAGGACTGGGGGGGCAGGTTTTTTTAGTGGCGCCCCAACCCCAAATTCTGGTGCTGTTGGAAACGGTCGCCATCCATCGCTTCATCCCTATCTATCTCAAAAAGGAAGATTTTGCACGGGGTCTGGAACCGGACCGGTCTTGA